Proteins encoded by one window of Nicotiana tabacum cultivar K326 chromosome 10, ASM71507v2, whole genome shotgun sequence:
- the LOC142165372 gene encoding uncharacterized protein LOC142165372: MLFRCPRSQLVWKQSPINWPDIENITDFSVWWYNLFLNAKHFPESTKLLYLSVNLMWQIWKGRNAWCFNQEMLEPTDIVSKALFEYEEYKDLLTSCLVARHSTGNEFLPKLTNFQDDVLLFTDARLRCDDRHASTGVAALNSLGKLLHAHGSSIQYVGKTMTAEAIAIRKELECAVTLGWKSVKILSDAKNVVNMIQKQVATSWEIEVLCEDIWKLSSMLDHVEFLYIPRKLKKVAHSLAKFSISLLKGISWEKFFPTWTAQDAKSIFELCCSLMQ, encoded by the coding sequence ATGCTATTTAGATGTCCCCGATCTCAGCTTGTATGGAAACAAAGTCCTATTAATTGGCCTGATATTGAAAACATAACTGACTTTTCTGTATGGTGGTACAACTTGTTCTTAAATGCTAAGCACTTTCCTGAATCTACTAAATTATTATATTTGAGTGTTAATCTTATGTGGCAAATTTGGAAAGGTAGGAATGCTTGGTGCTTTAATCAGGAAATGTTAGAGCCAACTGATATTGTTTCTAAAGCTCTTTTTGAGTATGAAGAATATAAGGATCTATTAACTAGTTGCCTCGTTGCACGACATTCAACTGGAAATGAGTTTCTGcctaaactaacaaattttcaaGATGATGTTTTATTATTTACAGACGCAAGATTACGGTGTGATGATAGACATGCGAGTACTGGTGTCGCGGCTTTAAATAGCCTTGGAAAACTGCTTCACGCCCATGGATCCTCAATTCAATATGTTGGAAAAACCATGACTGCTGAAGCGATTGCCATAAGAAAGGAACTTGAATGTGCTGTTACTCTTGGATGGAAAAGTGTGAAGATTTTATCTGATGCTAAGAATGTTGTTAATATGATCCAAAAACAGGTGGCTACTTCATGGGAGATAGAAGTGTTGTGTGAAGACATTTGGAAGCTATCAAGTATGTTAGATCACGTCGAGTTTCTTTATATTCCAAGGAAGTTAAAGAAAGTAGCTCATAGTTTAGCTAAATTTTCTATTTCTTTGTTGAAGGGCATCTCCTGGGAGAAGTTTTTCCCAACTTGGACTGCCCAGGATGCAAAGAGTATATTTGAACTTTGTTGTTCGTTGATGCAGTAA